From Dermacentor albipictus isolate Rhodes 1998 colony unplaced genomic scaffold, USDA_Dalb.pri_finalv2 scaffold_17, whole genome shotgun sequence, one genomic window encodes:
- the LOC139052040 gene encoding tigger transposable element-derived protein 6-like — MNASMATSSRKRKFLSLEEKARIISAASSGRKKGDVAADFGISQSTLSTILKSKDAIAQALSSGTSAKRKKLTQAAHEDLEKALYTWFLDVRAKKMPVSGNMLQQKALGYACMLGINDFKASSGWLTRFKARHEIVAKVLCGESASSDADAASAWASATVPELMEKYATSDIYNADETGLFFELLPSKTLHMKGQPCSGGKHSKKRVTVLLCCNMDGSDKRCPLVIGKSAKPRCFKGGKSLPVKYVANKKSWMTRAVFKEWLTAFDRDMTAKKRKVCLLIDNCAAHNVEDVQLQSVEVRFFPPNCTALIQPLDQGIINSVKSAYRQRLIQRLVLNIDTGRAIEVDLYMAVQMVSAAWTATSRSIIYNCFVHAGFHSDAQLAANSTSDEEGCSTIAPPSTEANAAWAALQDSGDVPADVQIGDYIAVDSEVLAHEELSDEAIIEGVHHNDASSDDDSDAEDLAPPPAIKVMDAFDVIRRFFGAHDDDVAMQLFTECESRATALVAKKKKQKKLTDFFGNK, encoded by the coding sequence ATGAATGCGAGCATGGCGACTTCATCTAGAAAGCGGAAGTTCCTCTCGCTTGAAGAGAAGGCACGGATTATCAGCGCGGCATCCAGTGGCAGGAAAAAGGGAGATGTTGCAGCGGACTTCGGCATCTCACAGAGCACGCTGTCAACGATCTTGAAGTCGAAAGACGCGATAGCGCAAGCTCTTTCTTCGGGGACATCCGCGAAGCGGAAAAAGCTGACGCAAGCGGCTCATGAGGACCTTGAGAAGGCTCTGTACACGTGGTTCCTCGACGTGCGCGCAAAGAAGATGCCGGTCAGCGGAAACATGTTGCAGCAAAAGGCACTTGGCTATGCCTGTATGCTGGGCATCAATGATTTCAAAGCCAGCTCAGGGTGGCTGACCCGTTTTAAGGCCAGGCATGAAATCGTCGCTAAAGTGCTGTGTGGGGAGTCGGCCTCATCAGACGCCGACGCTGCATCTGCTTGGGCATCAGCTACTGTGCCGGAATTAATGGAGAAATATGCCACATCAGACATATACAATGCCGATGAAACGGGACTTTTCTTCGAGCTCCTCCCCTCCAAGACGCTTCACATGAAGGGCCAGCCATGCAGCGGAGGGAAGCATAGCAAAAAGCGTGTGACTGTGCTCCTGTGCTGCAACATGGACGGGTCTGACAAGCGCTGCCCACTGGTGATAGGCAAAAGTGCGAAGCCGCGGTGCTTCAAAGGTGGCAAGAGCCTGCCCGTCAAATATGTTGCCAATAAGAAGTCTTGGATGACACGGGCCGTTTTCAAAGAGTGGCTAACCGCTTTCGACCGTGACATGACGGCAAAGAAACGTAAGGTTTGTTTGCTCATCGACAATTGCGCAGCGcataacgttgaagacgttcagctTCAAAGCGTGGAAGTAAGATTCTTCCCGCCGAATTGCACGGCTTTAATCCAGCCGCTGGATCAAGGTATCATCAATAGCGTTAAAAGCGCTTATCGACAGCGACTGATTCAGCGGCTGGTGTTAAACATCGACACCGGTCGGGCAATCGAAGTGGATTTGTACATGGCTGTACAGATGGTCTCAGCAGCGTGGACGGCAACCAGTCGCAGTATCATCTACAACTGTTTTGTGCACGCCGGCTTTCACTCCGATGCTCAACTGGCAGCGAACTCCACGTCGGACGAGGAAGGCTGCAGTACAATTGCTCCACCCTCCACAGAGGCCAATGCGGCATGGGCAGCCCTTCAGGACTCCGGAGATGTGCCGGCCGATGTTCAGATCGGCGACTACATCGCTGTTGACAGTGAAGTGCTAGCTCACGAGGAGCTGAGTGACGAAGCTATAATTGAGGGCGTTCACCACAACGACGCATCATCGGATGATGACAGCGACGCGGAGGACTTAGCGCCACCACCTGCAATAAAAGTGATGGATGCTTTTGATGTGATCCGCAGATTTTTCGGTGCTCACGATGACGACGTCGCGATGCAACTGTTCACCGAGTGCGAAAGCCGCGCCACTGCactcgtggcaaaaaaaaagaagcagaagaagctgaCCGACTTCTTTGGAAATAAATGA